In one window of Aerosakkonema funiforme FACHB-1375 DNA:
- the psbV gene encoding photosystem II cytochrome c-550, protein MLKKYILLAVATVLFTFQMVVGSAFAAELDAQTRTVPKNSQGDTTVLSLEQVKEGKRLFSNVCSQCHNGGVTKTNPNVGLEPEALSFATPPRDNIEALVEYMKNPTTYDGEISIAEEHPSKKSADIFPEMRNLSDEDLEAIAGHILLQPKVAGVRWGGGKIYF, encoded by the coding sequence ATGCTTAAAAAATACATTTTGCTTGCTGTGGCCACTGTATTATTCACCTTCCAGATGGTTGTCGGAAGCGCCTTTGCCGCCGAACTCGACGCCCAAACCCGCACGGTGCCAAAAAATTCGCAGGGTGACACCACAGTCCTGAGTCTGGAACAAGTCAAGGAAGGCAAACGGCTGTTTAGTAATGTGTGTTCCCAATGCCACAATGGGGGCGTTACAAAGACAAACCCCAACGTGGGACTCGAGCCGGAAGCCCTTTCCTTCGCGACGCCGCCCCGCGATAACATCGAAGCATTGGTGGAATATATGAAGAATCCCACCACCTACGATGGCGAAATATCGATCGCTGAGGAACACCCCAGCAAGAAGAGCGCAGATATCTTCCCAGAAATGAGAAATCTGAGCGACGAAGACCTAGAGGCGATTGCCGGTCACATCCTGCTACAGCCAAAAGTAGCAGGCGTTAGGTGGGGAGGCGGCAAAATCTATTTTTAA
- the psbV2 gene encoding photosystem II cytochrome PsbV2, translating to MLRPLISVPRLLTILAACLSAMLVSLPARAAGVDPYVVRYLHVTEPIALKFDEQGETRLFSPTDVSKGKQLFQKHCMSCHVGGATLPNPQVSLSLQALQGASPPRDNIKNLVAYFREPMLYDGSEESYVCRRISPSWMSEAEVTDLAAFLLTAADKAPGWGTDSF from the coding sequence ATGCTGCGCCCATTAATTTCAGTTCCACGTCTGTTGACAATTTTAGCTGCTTGCCTGAGCGCGATGTTGGTAAGCCTACCAGCTAGAGCAGCAGGTGTAGACCCTTATGTGGTGCGTTACTTACACGTTACAGAACCGATCGCTCTCAAGTTCGACGAGCAGGGTGAGACTCGTCTGTTTTCACCGACAGACGTTTCCAAAGGCAAACAGCTGTTCCAGAAGCACTGTATGAGCTGTCATGTGGGAGGAGCCACCTTACCAAATCCGCAAGTGTCGCTCTCCCTACAGGCGCTTCAAGGTGCCAGTCCGCCTCGCGATAATATCAAAAATCTGGTAGCCTACTTCCGAGAACCGATGCTCTATGATGGGAGCGAAGAAAGCTATGTATGCCGAAGAATCTCCCCCAGTTGGATGTCGGAAGCTGAGGTAACAGACTTGGCTGCTTTCTTACTGACAGCAGCGGATAAAGCACCGGGATGGGGTACAGACAGTTTTTAA
- a CDS encoding translation initiation factor IF-2, translating into MGFADLSIEEIAADYNTSVAEVLKLGDRLGIKYKNPQTRLALEDAKAIVSEIMAQGNRSGTDRQEDSPL; encoded by the coding sequence ATGGGTTTTGCAGATCTGTCGATTGAAGAAATCGCCGCTGACTACAACACTTCGGTGGCAGAAGTGTTGAAGCTAGGCGATCGGTTGGGAATCAAATACAAAAACCCTCAGACTCGTTTGGCCTTAGAGGATGCGAAGGCGATCGTTTCCGAAATTATGGCTCAAGGAAATAGATCGGGCACTGACCGACAGGAAGATTCACCCCTGTAA